From the genome of Nicotiana tabacum cultivar K326 chromosome 17, ASM71507v2, whole genome shotgun sequence:
GAAGAAAACTAGTTTCATCAAATGTATGATTAATTATCCACAAGTCCAAAACTGTTTACCCTCTAAGAACCGTAGGTACTTATGTCACTCCAGCTAAAAAAAGGAATATATTTCATAAGAGACCATTCAGTATTTCATTCATTGCAACTTCAGGCAGTTAACATTAAAGCAATGCTAACCTGGAAATTCATGCAAGTATTTCTAGAAGACACACCCCCATAATCACGCGAATCTTCTTTTCTGCTAGGTCTAAGAGGTAAACTATCCAGATGAAATTGTCTCTCTGCATTCAATGCAGTAATTAGCTCCTGAAGGATCGTAGCAGTGCTTTTTCTACCCCCTTCTGCGAACTCTTCTTCACTAGTCAATTCCTTTAACTTTTGCTCCAGAAGTGCTCCTAAAATGTCCCCTTTTAAAGGAAAGGGTTTCTGCAAGCATGTTgtttcatcatttcctttaaagtaCGATCTCCCTGGAATAGCATCAAAACTTGAGCCATTTTGGGACTTCCTTTTGGTGACTTCAGCATGAATGTCAGCCTTCTGATTCATTGCAGATTTAAATGTAAATGAAACAACATTACGTCCCTCAGAATTATCATTGATTGCGCCACTCTCGCGCAAACATGGTAACTTCGGTTTAGTGGAATGCCTATCACCAGAACTAATCGGAAAAACAACATCTTTTCTACTTGTTTGGTCAGAATAGGGACTCGATTCTCTGCCCAAATTAGCATTTGCATAAGTCGAACTTTCACCTTGTCTGGAAATATTCATCAATCTCTTCTTCCGCACCGGAGAGAGAGAATCACTTCTCCTTGAATAAGGTTTTCTTTCAGTTTCAAACTTGCAGCCGTCGGCTGTGGCTGGCATCCTCAATCGGGTAGTAGATGCACCTAACCTTCTATTCTGTGCAACAAAACTTTTAGTATCATTCGTAGATTCTGTAGCAGCTAAAACTCTGTTGCTCTGCAGACTACTTGGCTTAGACTTCATAAGACCTCTCTCTCTATTCTGAGATGTTTGATTTTGCTTCTGAGTCTTATGCACATGAGTGACACATGATACATCCTTCTTCACATTGCTCCCTTGGCGGGTGCCGTGCATCCCTATTTGACTTCTGCTAATAGTTCTCTTGCCCAATATGAGTTCTGCACAGTATGATACATCATCTATTTCTGCAGTGGCGTCTGAAGACGAACCCTCAGAAACTCTCTCGTGTTGATCCCTGCTGCCGAAAACAGGCAACCTCGGCATATTTCTTCCTGGACCTTCACAAGAAGGTTCAGAGTAACTACAAACAGGTGACGAAACATTCAGCGTACCATTCTTACTATGAAGCAAATAACCACAATTTTTACATGAAGGCACTGATGTACCCTTTAAAGTCTTTGAATCCACATAAGAATTAGAGCCTTCCACCAAATGGTGTGTTGCTAAATCTGCTTTGTCTTCCAAGGGAGAAATATATTTAGGATAAGTGAGAGCACATTTCGCCCGACTCTTTTGCAACCCCGGCTCCAAAATCCTACTTGCAGCCCCAATCAACCTAGATGCATTTCTACCAGAGACATTTCTAGGACTTTTTACAGGAGAAACCAATTTAGGCTGATGTTTTCTTGGCCTTGACAATACAGTCTTCAACTGCAACGCTTCAGCACTAAATCTACTGACCGGGCGTCTTTCGCTCAGCCCTATCTTCTGAAGCTTTTGGGGCCTCAATTCGCGCTTTATTTCAGCCTTCtcaaaattcatatcttctctatCAGATCCGCCAGGTCGAGCACCAAGTTTCTCTGCCATATTGCTCCCAATTTCAGAAGATGAAGCCTTTTTGGGGTTACCACATTGTCCTGTAGGCATTGATTCCAAACCCATGAGCCTAGCAATCAAACTTGGAGCTTTCATTTCACGCTTGCTTTCACATTTGCTCATCCCATTGTTTTTCGCATTTGGAAAACCTCCACTGTTCTCATTTGCTATCTACATTGTTCATACAAGAACCAAAAAACAACGAAAATATAAACTTTCTTGTCAGGCCTTACTACTAAGTCTACAAAAAGCAAAGCTAAATGTGGTAATAAATAGTTCATGAAATGAGTACCAAACGATGCTTTGGTTGCTTCTCATCCCCTCCAAACTTCTTTGAAGCTTGTTTCAACCGAGCTATAAAAATGcaacacaaacaaaaaaaaaattatatctaTAGAATTACCCTCAAGAAAGTAACCATTTTGCTTAAAAAGTGAGTGGAAATGTAAGAGCTAACCTGGTGAGAGCAGTTTCTTTGGAAACAGCTTCTTTTTGGCAAATCTACGGTTCCAATCAAAGAGCTGAAAGAAAATTCCCACACAACCACCAGGCCTTTGAGGTTTTTTCTCAGTAATGGCCAAAGATGATGCTGTTATCGCTACACTATCACTCATTTCTCTAGCTGAGCTAACAATTATCCCTCAAAAAACCTCTCTTAAAtttcttcaccttttctcacACTTTGCACAATGCACACACACTGTGCTGAATGTGATTTACCTACTTTGGCTTCCCAATAAGATTCTTTCAAACATTATCTACATATTAATGGAAATAACCCTACTGGTCCCTCTGCCCCCCACATCACTCACCCTCATTTActcacaaaaaaaaaaggaaaagaaaaaacctCACATTTTCATGCAAGAAACAAAGCAAAACCCCAACAAAAACATCACAAACAAGAAAATAGCAATGAACAGTAATACCCTGAACAGTGTTAAATGATAACGAACTTTTCACAAGACACCACTCTAAAACAAAGAAACACAGAACAAGAAAATACAAACAGTAAAACCCAGAATGTCTAATACTTTCACGCAATGAGCTACTTTTCAAGAAAACAGCTAGAACTGACTATGAGACTGAATCTTGGATTacagattctttttttttttttgtggcagTCAAAAAAGTAGAATCATATTCTACACTAGAGCACATGCTGAATCACGCAACCATAGAATAAAAATCTTTTCTTTAGCCGATTGAGGAACCCCAGAAAGTGAAACCTTCTGTTCTTCTGCTAGGAGCTGAATAAAGCTGTGGTGGTGAAAACGGCTCTTCTACACTTTTTCACAGTGAAGAGCAGAGTGTGAGGGGAAATGGGACAAAGGTTTGATGCGTAGGATAAGAAGGAATGGGACAAACTGAGCAACCCCACGCCCCACTGTAGGATTGGTCAACATGCAACATCTTCGTTCAATGTTTGGTATAAGGAAAATATATAGGCCTACACGGTCTTCAGTATtttgtttattttaaattgtgaaaaattgcctttttaataaaatcttaaaagttgcTACATGAACCCCGTGAATAGTTGTTTGTGTAAAGGCTCTTGAAAAGACTTTAGGTAATATGCTGACGCTTTTTTCCATATTTGATGTTCCGTTCTCCCATATTTGATGTTCGTTTCAGTTTTATACTATACTTACTGGACTTTTGGagataagaattgtaaaattctaaaatatggaaaaaaatttcaagtgaaaatggtatttgaaatttagaattgtgttttgacttgaatatagttttgagttgtttttgaagtttttgagtgatttgagtgaaaattttgaaaagcagatttttagagtttttaaaattttcgaaaattttcaaaatacattttcaagtgaaaattgaaaattttataaacAAATTCTGAtttcagaaaaaaataaaaaagaattgaaaaaaagaaaaaaaaattatgtccaaacgggctcataTTTGGTGTCCCTTTTTCCCATATGTGATTTTCATGTCAGTTTTATAGCCTCTTAGACGAAACTTCTAACTCAGTTTATTttgaaaacatttttttttcaaaaaattttttAGTGAGAAAAAATTTGtgtttagttaattaattttaaaaatacttttgagcacCAATTAGTATTtgatcaaacttttaaaaagtgcttgtaagtgtatttttctcaaaagtattttttgggAAGAAACTATTTATTTTGCTCTTTCAAAACGGTTTCTACTtctactcaaaaatacttttttttcttcGGAAAGCTTgttaaacaactttgaaaaaacacttcctttttaaataaataaaaagtatttttgggtttagagaaacttggccaaataagctataagtatatttttttcaaaagtattttttataaaaatattttagagagaagctaatttttttttgcttctcaaaaataaaatctgCTACtactctaaaaatattttttccttctaaaagtttGATAAAACATCTTAACTTTAAAAAAGAAAGAgcacttttaatataaaaaaatatttttagccaAAAAAAGCTTGATTAAACAAGTTATTTGTCAAGTACTATAAAAGAGATTATTATCAGCTTTTAATATTGAAAATTTTCCCTATGCGTATATCCCACGTAGCTTCTTGTATCGAACTGTTTTTATACTAACTAAATAATGTTGAAAAACTTACATTTtaagtaaaatatttttcatgtgTAACAGTCAAGCCTAGTATATTTGTTCACTTTGTAATAAAAATTGGATAAAAAACTGAACTTCGGATATTGGAAGATTCTTCTTATCTCATTACCGCCTAGTagggtggcaaacgggcgggttcgatccgatccatatttaatacggataaaaattaTGTTAATTTGCGGATAATATGAATATTCATATTCATATTATTCATGACTTGTTGAgtatgattacttttgggagaattcctagtatCTCAAACTTGAAGaatccccaatttgaggctttacaaatataaaagttaaactcattagttattcatttggttatccattttctaagtggataatatgatttttatccatagtcgatccgtttttaaaaagtttattatccaactcatttttaatggataattggTGTGTTTGATATAACGAAAATGTTTTtcgtggaaaatattttcttgaaaaacaaatagtaatcttattcattttttcggtgtttggtacgcaatttaaggaaaataacttctcaagagtattcataaataattttgaTACAATAAACATGATAGCCATAAACTTTcagaaccaacaaccttccgaacccacaaatttcataaacttttgaaccgctaaactttcgaatCCGCAAATTTTTGAATCCTTAAACTCTATAATTTTTAAACCCGCAAatttccaaacacataaacctccgaacttaTAATTTTGAAACTCGCAAAATTTCGaacctaaaaaataaaaaaatcagaactgaaaatataaaaataaaataaaattgcgGGGTGGGGATGGTACtaaaaacagaaaattaaaaatacaaaaaaaaaaggtaaaaagaaaatttATGGGTGGTTAGGAGAGGGTTGATGGGgttggggtgggtgggtgggtaccacattaaaatgaaaaaaaacagaaaactaAAGTTGGAAAGGTTGGGGTTAGATGCGAAGATAcgtgaagtttttagaaaatgtttttctaactttttattggaaaattattttccttcaattttaaaaaaatatgatatttaagataatatttttcaaactattttataTGGCCAAATAGTAAAAAAATAGGAAAGCAGAAAAAATTTCCGTCATATCGAACGCACCCAATATAGGtgaataattattttcttttaattatttttacataTCTACCGCCAAGCTTATATTTTCCAGTTTTTCTTTTCATGAGTACAGTACCGTCGAGTCTACGTCTGTCTGCTATATTGTGCTGTCGTGACATGGAGGTTGGAGCGTAGAATTTGAATAAATGTACAACATCATCCTACGCGCTTAATAAACAGTGTAACATACGCTCCTCGTATCTCGAGTGCGAGGACCACATGGTAGTTCAACGTAGCGAGTGTTGTTGTAGTGGGTAGTCGAGAGTTGGTGAATAAATTGACCTAGGGTAAATTACCGACACGTGAATATTCAAGTACCGGCGATGATTTACCGGACCAAGGCTATTGCTTCTCGTTCTACAATGTTGTTGTCCAATATCCTATTTATGACAAACTAATTAAAGTCGTAGGTTAATGGAAACTGAGAAAATCACCTAATAGGAGTAGCTCTTTGTTTCTATTAATATCGACACTAAGTAGGACATTAAGTAACTATTTGTCTAGATAGTTAATTAAATTACTCTGTTTTCTTCATGATTATAACTTGACTGACGACGACCCAAGCAATTTGCCAACTAAGAAGGAAAAGGACAAAAGTAAAGAAAATGGTTTGATTGAACCTGAAAGGTATTTGTGCAGTTCGAAATCTCTCACGCTACTTAGGGCAAAATAACATCGACAAAAGAGTTATTTGAGTTCCACCGAAAGATAGCGAGGCTCGTGGTCGAGACATATATGATGGTCGATGTCGAACATCGTAAAAAAAACTGTAACGATTAGTTTATTAGAATAGGAAATTAAAGAGAATATTTTATTGGATATTTTCTGCACTGGTACTACTAAAATTTATTGGGATATATCCcatataaataagaaaaaaattaatgaatagaggcatgtgatattcattATGATAAGAGTAGATTTTACtaaaagattctctctctcttGTAAAGATAAAAAAACTACATTTTTATCAAAGTTCTTGCTCATATTATTCCACACTTtttcatcagatccgagaatatttCGAATGTTCTAAGATCTgtctgtcattcatcattgttagGAG
Proteins encoded in this window:
- the LOC107762065 gene encoding uncharacterized protein LOC107762065 isoform X1, with protein sequence MSDSVAITASSLAITEKKPQRPGGCVGIFFQLFDWNRRFAKKKLFPKKLLSPARLKQASKKFGGDEKQPKHRLIANENSGGFPNAKNNGMSKCESKREMKAPSLIARLMGLESMPTGQCGNPKKASSSEIGSNMAEKLGARPGGSDREDMNFEKAEIKRELRPQKLQKIGLSERRPVSRFSAEALQLKTVLSRPRKHQPKLVSPVKSPRNVSGRNASRLIGAASRILEPGLQKSRAKCALTYPKYISPLEDKADLATHHLVEGSNSYVDSKTLKGTSVPSCKNCGYLLHSKNGTLNVSSPVCSYSEPSCEGPGRNMPRLPVFGSRDQHERVSEGSSSDATAEIDDVSYCAELILGKRTISRSQIGMHGTRQGSNVKKDVSCVTHVHKTQKQNQTSQNRERGLMKSKPSSLQSNRVLAATESTNDTKSFVAQNRRLGASTTRLRMPATADGCKFETERKPYSRRSDSLSPVRKKRLMNISRQGESSTYANANLGRESSPYSDQTSRKDVVFPISSGDRHSTKPKLPCLRESGAINDNSEGRNVVSFTFKSAMNQKADIHAEVTKRKSQNGSSFDAIPGRSYFKGNDETTCLQKPFPLKGDILGALLEQKLKELTSEEEFAEGGRKSTATILQELITALNAERQFHLDSLPLRPSRKEDSRDYGGVSSRNTCMNFQATLDSATNLVGNSLDIDNPSPGCVLEASFSNDSCLSSSPNSSSKDKLLAESVDSMYDEQLFPETDRDLSDCAASLFSRRSCGALITDHVNNISGVLSKIDQLKGSKLSHAKEVILNAELSFGTTPPLVDDGFSVSHFLVNELDILSSLLWMTFGQLLGCNDPKQMNQLKGFAFDCVVEYLDTAFGRYSNSGFRTWTKQPSSMTKEIMIADIIEEVKMWTEFVGLIPDELIEWDMSHSLGKWIDFDIETFECGTEVDRHILQVLVDEVVLDLYCSS
- the LOC107762065 gene encoding uncharacterized protein LOC107762065 isoform X2 → MSDSVAITASSLAITEKKPQRPGGCVGIFFQLFDWNRRFAKKKLFPKKLLSPARLKQASKKFGGDEKQPKHRLIANENSGGFPNAKNNGMSKCESKREMKAPSLIARLMGLESMPTGQCGNPKKASSSEIGSNMAEKLGARPGGSDREDMNFEKAEIKRELRPQKLQKIGLSERRPVSRFSAEALQLKTVLSRPRKHQPKLVSPVKSPRNVSGRNASRLIGAASRILEPGLQKSRAKCALTYPKYISPLEDKADLATHHLVEGSNSYVDSKTLKGTSVPSCKNCGYLLHSKNGTLNVSSPVCSYSEPSCEGPGRNMPRLPVFGSRDQHERVSEGSSSDATAEIDDVSYCAELILGKRTISRSQIGMHGTRQGSNVKKDVSCVTHVHKTQKQNQTSQNRERGLMKSKPSSLQSNRVLAATESTNDTKSFVAQNRRLGASTTRLRMPATADGCKFETERKPYSRRSDSLSPVRKKRLMNISRQGESSTYANANLGRESSPYSDQTSRKDVVFPISSGDRHSTKPKLPCLRESGAINDNSEGRNVVSFTFKSAMNQKADIHAEVTKRKSQNGSSFDAIPGRSYFKGNDETTCLQKPFPLKGDILGALLEQKLKELTSEEEFAEGGRKSTATILQELITALNAERQFHLDSLPLRPSRKEDSRDYGGVSSRNTCMNFQATLDSATNLVGNSLDIDNPSPGCVLEASFSNDSCLSSSPNSSSTSLFSRRSCGALITDHVNNISGVLSKIDQLKGSKLSHAKEVILNAELSFGTTPPLVDDGFSVSHFLVNELDILSSLLWMTFGQLLGCNDPKQMNQLKGFAFDCVVEYLDTAFGRYSNSGFRTWTKQPSSMTKEIMIADIIEEVKMWTEFVGLIPDELIEWDMSHSLGKWIDFDIETFECGTEVDRHILQVLVDEVVLDLYCSS